CATGCGCCGAAAACGGTTCAGGCTATCGTCGAAGAACTGCAGCGCCTGTCTACGTGACTGTCTTCCTCCCGCATTCCGCATCCGACCGGACAATCCAACTCAAACCCCGCTCCGAAGCGGCTCCCCGACATTGATGCCCCCACAGCTGCGTGATAGCATGAAGTGGCTCCACTATGAGGGCCCTGCCGGATTGACGTGTAGCCAGAGAAAGGAAGGTGGCTTGTATGACTCCTCTCCTGTCCCTGTCGAGCCTCGGCATCCTGCTCCTCGCCACCCAGAGCTTGGCCCTCGCTGCGCCGTTGGACGCCTACGCAGACAGCGGCCGTATTGAAGTCACTGGTGACTACCGGTACGCATTTCACGAACCGGAAACCGCAGCCGAGGCAAAGCAAACGGCCTGCACGGAAGCCCTGCACCAGGCTATCAGCACATCCGCGCCGGTTCGCGAGCAGATGATCGGCATCGTGGATTCCACGCTCTTCCGCAACCTTGTGCACCAACTGGCGACCAAGCATGTCACCGAGCAGCAGATCCTACAGCAGAGCGAAAAAGGACGGACCGTCTACTGCAAAATCAAGGCGCTGTTTCAAGCCTCCGACGTCGAGCGCGTATTCCTCACGCAGACAGCAGGAGGCAGCGAACCGGGGTTGGACCAAAATCGTGCGCTGAAGATCCTCAGTGTGCGCGAGGACGCGGACGGTACCGTGATTATCGTCTACAAGGCCTTGAAGCGGCTGGACTGGCTCGGCACCGCCTATCAAGGCAGCCTACGCGAGTCAGCGGACGTCATGGTGGATTTCTATGATGAGCAGGGCGCTCTGTTGCGAAGTACCCGCTACCCGGCCAGGCGCACGGCCGGCGGGGACGATGTAATGAATCCCGGAGAGGTCGGCACCTTGAAGATAGCCAAGCCCCTGAACACGAAGACCTACCGGGTCTGGCTGGTGAAGTGAGCGGCCCGCGGCGGGAGAGCCAAGGAACATCCCGGCTCTCCCACGGGTTGTTCGAGATTAGCGATCCGCCGCGAGTGGCGGCATATTGATCCCCACCCGCTCCAACCCCATGATGACGGTCAGGGCCGAAGGTGAGTGCTGCACGATCTCCTTCTGGACCTCAATCCGGCGAAGGTCCACGAACTCCGGCGCGGTCAACCCCAGCGATTCGCGATAGGCGCGATCGGCAATGCCGCGCTGCTTCTCGGCCTTCTCGCGTGCCTCCTCTGCCTTCTGAAATTCGACCATCGTAATCTTGCGCTGTTCCTGCACGATGGTCTGGGTCGTCTGTTCGACCACGCCCTTGGGGGGAAGGATGCTGCCCACGACGACCCGGTTGAGCCTGATCGGAATATTCTGCTTCTCGATCAGCTTGGTCTGGACTTCCCGCGCGATGGCATCTTGCAGTTTGGTCCTCGTGGTCGGGTCGGTGGTCAGCTGAAAGAGGGGATACTTTTGCACCTCCTCCCGGACGAACGTCCTGAAGGCTTCCTTCACGTTGTTTTGATACCAACTTGAGCCGTAGCGGCTGATGAGTTCCGGCGATCGTCCCTCCACGACGTTGGCGATCAGGAAGGCATCGAACGACACCGGTGCGTTTTCAGCAGAGATGATGTCGAAATGCTCCGAATATTGAACGGGACGGACATCGACATCGATGACCTTGGTCGTCGGAGCCACCCAAACGCGACCGGTTTTGGTCGGTACCGGATCGACTCCGCCGTGCCCGAATAAGAAGGGCTGTTCGACCATCACCCCTTCATGCCCAGCTTCAATCGCCGCGCAGCCGGTCGTCAGCAACAAGGCGCCCACTCCGATGACCCCTCCCAGCATGGACCCGACTCCCTGTTTCATAGCTCCCTCCTGTGATAAGGCCCAGCCAACACCACCCCTCCCGCGCGCACGTGGACCTGCGTTCCCGCTGCGCCTGCACTGCAGTTACCTTACGAACCAAAACCGATCTTGTCAAAGGGGGCGAACCCGAATGCTGACGAGGGAGAGACGAGCGAGAGCCCGTCAGTCGACGAGGAGACGGGAGATCAGAAACGATCGACGTTTCACGAGATACGTGACTTAGAAGATGCCGGCCTGCTTCTGCAACCAGCGCACATAGCGGATGATCTGATCGACGTCCTCCGACGACACCGACTCGATCTTCGGCATGTTTCCGAATTCCCAGTGGTGCGCCCGGACTCCATTGGCAGCGGCGCGTTGAAAGGCTACGTCGGCATGGTGATTCGGCTCGTAGATCTTGTGAACCAACGGTGGCCCCTGGCTGGTACCGACCCCCCGCGCGCCATGGCAAGCGGCGCAGTTGGCATTGAACTTTGCCTCACCGGGCTGGAACTCAGCCGGTATCCCCGAGTTCGACGCTTGGGGGGACCCGGGATTCGTTGCGCCGGAGTCGCAGGCGGCCAGCCCGCTCAGCATCAGGCAGAACCCAAGGGCCATCGGTCCCACCCAACGGGACGAACGCAAATTTCGCAGGATCATGACGGTTTCTGCTCCGGCTTATCGGCGGCAGATGAGGTCGGATGATGCAATTCTTGCCGCAGCATTTCGGTCGTCCGGCTGAGCGTAGCCCGTCGATAGAGACGAACCGCCACCGGAACCACCACGATCAAGGCGATGGTGAGGTACATGAAGAATTCTTCAGGAGACATCGTTCCTTGTAGCGGTAGAAGCGTAGAACCGACCGGCGAAGGCAGCTCAAACCGTCACTTCACCACATCATCTGTTCACGCAAACATAACTTCCAGACTAAGGTATCGCATACCGTACCGGATCCTCAAGACCTGCTTGGCGGAATCCTTCCCGACGGATCTGGCAGCTATCGCACCGGCCACAGGCGATCCCCTGAGCATCAGGATCGTAACAACTGTGGGTCAATTCGAACGGAACTGAGAGAGCCAATCCCTTCCGAATGATGTCGGCCTTCGAGGACGTCAGCAGCGGCGCCCGCACCTCAATGACCTGGCCGGCCGCTCCCCGCTTGGTCCCAAGCCTTGCCATGGTCTCGAACGCCGCGATGAATTCGGGACGGCAGTCGGGATAGCCGGAATAATCCACCACGTTGGCGCCGAAATAGATCGCACCGGCATGAACCACTTCCGCGTAGGCCAAGGCAAGCGATAGAAAGATGGTATTTCGCGCCGGAACGTAGGTTACGGGAATGTCGCCGGCTCGCTCCTGCTCGCTTCGGTCTTTTGGCACGGCCTGGTCGCCGGTGAGGGCTGAGCCCCCGATCGCCCGCAGGTCGAGATCCAGCAGCACATGCCCCTTGGCCCCCAACGCCCCTGCCACTGCCTTCGCCCGCTCTACCTCCACCTGATGGCGTTGTCCATAGAGCACGGTGAGGCAATACAGATCATGCCCTTCGCTCTTGGCCACGGCAGCCGTCACGGCAGAATCCAGCCCCCCGCTGAGGAGAATGACGGCCTTCGCTGAAGCAGCGATCATACGTGGATGGAACGCGATGAATTATGCTCGCGTCCGAAGGTAATGCACTCCCCGGAAGGAAGAAAATTCGGGTAGGTTGGGGCAACAGCCTCCGGAACAGGAACGCGTTAGTCGCGCTCCTCTTCCTTCTCGATCTTCTCCAGCAACTCGAGCTGAGACTGGCATTGCACGCAGAGCTTGGCGAACGGCACTGCCTCGAGGCGCTTCTCGCTGATCTCAATGCCGCACTCGGCGCAAATTCCATAAGTGCCTTCGGTGAGCCGAGTCAATGCCTCATCGATGGACTGGCGCTTGCGGTTCCGCATTTCCATGAGCGAAATGCCGAGCTCACGCTCCAAGTCCATCAAGGCCTGGTCTCCGACGTCACGCGCGGACTCCAAACGCCGTTGCTGATCTTCCGTCAGGGACTGACCGAGGTTTCCCTCGATCTCCTTGAGGATTTCCTGGCGCTTGCGAATGAGCATCTGCTGCAACATATCGCGACGACGCTCGCGGGCTTCCCGCTCTTTCGGTGTTTCCTTCGCCGTCAGCGCAGCCACCACGCGGGCGGCAACGCTATCGCTATCTTTCTCAATCACAGTACTAACCTCAGCCGTCCGCGGCTTCACGACCGGCTTGGCCGACGGCGGCGCGGAAGGTTTTGCCTTTGTAGTGGTGGGGGACGGTTTCTTCTTCGCTTGGACTTTCGTCGCCATAGTGACTCATGACCTTTCGTGATGAGGGTTAGGCGCAAAAGTTCGGCTGGTATATCACGCTACACGTCGTTTGACAAGTCCTTCTATCCACAAGATATGGGGGAATCAGGGATAGACGATCGTCGAATGGACCTCCTGCCCTGCCAAGCGTTCCCGCCCGCTGAGACTTTTCAATTCGACCAGAAAATCCAATCCCGCGATTTCACCGCCGAGTTGGCGAATCAAGTGGACCGTCGCCGCCGCTGTCCCCCCCGTCGCCAGGAGATCGTCCACGATCAGAACCCGTTCACCGATCGACACGGCGTCCCGATGGATCGCGAGCGCGCTCGAGCCGTACTCGAGGTTGTACTTCACCTCGTAGATATCGGCCGGCAACTTCCCGGGCTTCCGGACCGGCACGAATCCCGCCCCAAGGCGCGCGGCCAAGGTGCCGCCCAGAATGAATCCACGGGATTCGATTCCGATGACCTTCGCGATTCCCTTCCCCTCATACCGAGCCGTCAGTTCGTCGGCAATGGTACGAAAGGCGCGGGCGTCCTTTAGCAGAGTCGTGATGTCGTAGAAGAGGATACCGGGCTTAGGAAAGTCCGGAACTTCGCGGATGAGAGCCTTGTAGTTCATGGGCACGGTCGGCGCAGGGGTTCATCATAGGAGGTCCCCCCGCTTCATGGTCTTTCGTTCGATGATCCCGCGCAGCCTGACGAGCGCGGCCGTCTCGATTTGACGGACTCGTTCGCGTGTCAGACCCATCTCGCGGCCGATCTCTTCTAACGTCCGAGCCTCCGCGCCGTCAAGTCCAAACCGAGCCAGAATCACGATCCGTTCCTTTTCAGGCAGCTCTTTGACCCAAGCCATCATCTCTGCCCGGCGCATGACGCCCTCGGCCGTATCGGCAGGAGAGAGACAGAGCGGGTCTTCGATCACGTCCCGCAGAAAGGTATCCTGTCGGTCACTGATGGGACTGTCGAGTGAGCAGGTGGTGCGAACCAACTGCTTTAAATCTTCCACTTCCTCAACGCTCGTCTTCATCTTCGCCGCGACTTCATCGGCGCGAGGTTCCCGGCCGAGTTCGTGCACCAACTGCTCGACCTTGCCCAAATACCGATTCAAACGTTCGACGACATGGACCGGCAGACGGACCAGCTTCCCCTGGTTGATGATAGCTCGCTCGATAAACTGCCGGATCCACCAGGAGGCATAGGTGCTGAAACGGAAACCCCGTTTGTAATTGAACTTCTCGACGGCCTTGATCAGCCCGAGGTTCCCTTCCTCTACGATATCCGCAAACGGGAACCCCCGATTCATGTAGCGCTTGCCGATGCTGATCACCAGCCTCAGATTGGCTTCGATCATCTGCTGGCGCGCCTGCTCGTCGCCTGCCATGACGCGCTTCCCGAGCTGCTGCTCCTGCTTGAAGGTCAACAAGGTGGAGCGGCGCACCTCGCGCAGGTAACTTTTAATCGTGTCGAGGCCTTCCGATCGTTCCGATTCGGCCGGCCGCTGTTCCGTCTGCGACTCCTCGGAGCCGTGAGTCGCCTCCTCGTTATCCTCGTCCGAACGGGCGGAGCGGCGGCGACGCAGGGCGGCGGAAGCCTTGACCTCGTCGTCATCGTGGCTGAGAGCTGTCGCGCGTCGTGCCATAGTCCTTATCGGTCAATACCAAATTTGAAAATCCGTGAATCGATCGGCCGCCGTACTCCACTCGACCTGCACCTGAGTCACACGCGACCCGACCGGCCCCTTCCGCAATTCCGCAAGCAAATCCTCGATCACCGCCCGACTGCCTTCGACTTCGAGTTCAACCTGTCCGGTATCGAGGTTTCGTACGCCGCCCGCAAGCCGTCGCGCCGTCCCCACTCGCTGCGTGAAGGCCCGGTACCCAACGCCCTGAACCCTCCCGCTCACCAACACCCTCGCATACACGTGTTCGCGGGAATCGCTCTGAGGCATGGGCTGACGACGCTCACACTGAACTGACGGTTGACGGGCTGAAGTGGTCTCGCCTTGCGTGGATATTCTCACACCTCCAAAAGGCCGTCACGCTTTTTAGGAGTTTGCGCGATCCCACATTTCTTGCCGCTCATCACGACCGGCGAGTTGTTTCAAACGTCCGTCCGGCAAGGTCGACAGATCAACCCACTGTCCGCCTGCTTGTAGAAGAATCGGCTTGTTCGGAACACAACTTGAGGATTAGGTCGGTACGCAATGCCCCTCAGACGGAACGAGTGCGTCAATGCCATGACGATTCGCGCGCAACCTCAGGGAATCGGATGGCGCCGCCGGCGGGTTGTGGGACACAGATGAAAAACTACTCGGTGCGCAGGTCCCGTCATCAGGAGCCGTTAGGGAGGCACGGCGGAGCACACGAAAGCAGCAGATCGCCCAAAGAAGTTCATCCGGCGGCGACAACAAAGAACGGCTGCATTCGATCTGCCGCCGACAGGCACGAACCGCTACTGAATATGAAAAAAGGTGCCGGATGTCTGGGAGCACATGAGAAGGGAAGATCTGGGAAGTTCTGTTTGGTCGGGGCGAGAGGATTTGAACCTCCGACCCCTGCGTCCCGAACGCAGTGCGCTACCGGGCTGCGCTACGCCCCGACCGGGCAGACACGGGAAACGAGTTGCGGATTGTCTTACAAGACGGGGGTAAAACGCAAGCCATGCGCATCCGCCACTCCCTGACAGGTAATTTTGCCCTCCATCACGTTCACTCCGCGCGCCAAACCGCGATCGGATCGAATGGCCCGATCGACTCCGTCGGAAGCCAGGCGCAGCAGGTACGGCAATGTCGCATTCGTCAAAGCGAGGGTCGAGGTACGAGGGACACTCCCCGGCATATTGGCCACGCAATAGTGGGTAACCCCGTCAACGACATACACGGGATCTGAATGGGTCGTCGGCCTGGTCGTCTCAAAACAGCCGCCTTGATCGACCGCGATATCCACGACGACCGAGCCCGGCCGCATGCTCCCGATAGCCGCCCGGCTAACCACCTTCGGTGCGCGCGCACCATGCACCAACACGGCGCCGATCACGAGATCTGCCTCCATCACCGCCTGCTCGACGGCCCCATGGGTCGACATTCGGGTGATGATCCTACCATGGTAGAGATCGTCCAGCGCCCGCAGCCGATCGAGATTCAAATCCAACACCGTCACTTGCGCTCCCATCCCCACGGCAATCCGTGCCGCCGAAGCCCCGGATACGCCGGCCCCCACCACCACCACCTTGGCCGGTTCCACCCCGGGGACTCCGGCCAGCAGCACGCCACGGCCGCCTTGCGCCCGTTCGAGATAGCGTGCGCCCACCTGCACGGAGAGCCGCCCGGCAATTTCACTCATGGGACGCAACATAGGCAAACTGCCGTCGGCCGCCTCCACCGTCTCATAGGCGATCCCTGTGATGCTCGCTGCCATCAACGCCTTGGTCAATTCCGGCAGGGAAGCCAAATGGAGGTAGGTAAAGAGAACCTGTCCGGGGCGAAAGAGACTGCACTCAGGGAGCTGGGGTTCTTTCACCTTCACGATGAGGTCGGATTCAACGAACAACGCCTCCTTGGAGACGGCGATTTGGCCCCCGGCTTGGCGATACTCGTCGTCAGAAAAGCCGCTGCCCTGTCCCGCCGAGGCTTCGACCTGCACCTGATGGCCGGCATGCCGCAAGGCGCGAACTCCATCGGGGGTCACGCTGACGCGATACTCATGATCTTTAATTTCTTTCGGTACCCCGATACGCATGATTCCCTCCCTGAAGAGCGCTCACTGCCACCGCTGCTGCATTATACACAGATCGCCTCACACCGTCCCCGTGGCGGCTTGCTACCGCAAAGGCCCGTGCGGTAAGATTCGCCCCCATTGACCGCCGAAGGCGGAGAGGAGTCACTCGCGTATGGAAGTCGAAGCCTGCAATGCCTGTGGTGCCACGGGCACAGCCTTGATGAAGTTGTCGTTGGGTAAGGACTTTTTCGGACGAACCTATGACCGCCTGTCCCCCTCCTCGGACCAGAGCCCAAAGTGGTATTGTGAGCCCTGCTCGATGATAAAGAATTTGCAACGGGACTTCAGGGACATTCGCTCCGAGTTCGACAAACTGGCCAAGGGCCAATCTTCAGCGGTGTCGGAACCTGAAGCCAAACAGCGTGCCCAGCTTCGGTTGCAAGAGATCGCCACCATTGCCGGGGCCCAGCCCTCCGGATCCACATTGCTGGATGCGGCGGACGTCAAACAACTGATCGATCGACTGCACGCGCGGGCCTGATCGGTCCAATCACACCACCGAGACCGCCCATTCACCACCATGACCGGCTACCAACGTCATATTTTTGTCTGCACGAACAAGCGGGAGCCCGACGATCCTCGCGGCAGTTGCTCTAAGTTAGGCTCAGAATCGCTGCATGCCCGGTTCAAGCAGGAAGCGAAGCGTTTGAACCTCAAGGGAGTCGTACGGGCCAACAAAGCCGGATGCCTTGATTACTGCGCGCAGGGCCCCAGCGTGGTGATCTATCCGGAAGGGGTGTGGTACCGGGTGAGCACCGAGGCCGATGTGACCGAAATCATGGAGCGCCATATTCTCAAGGGCGAGGTCGTCCAACGCCTTCTGATGCCGGACCAGGCTCCACCCGCGTTGCTCTCCCCGCTGAAACGCTAAAGCACCGCCCCCGACCGTGCCATCAGAGGTTGTCATGCCCGCCGATGAAAAATGGAAGGCGAATATGGAGAAGGTGGCCTTCATGAAAGCCTTCCCCAACCTCCTGCAGGGATGGGAGGAGTTGCGCGGCAAAACCGTAGAAGCGGTCGCGCCGCTGAAAGGCAAGGCCGGCTCTGCGGCCCTGATCTTTACGGACGGGACGCTTCTGATCGCGCCGCCGCCGGCAACCGAACCGTTCGAGTTAGGAGAGGCCCTACAAGCGGCTCGGCCGCAGCTGCAACCCCGGCAACCGGCGTGGTATGAGGAATACGATCGGTTGGTTCAGAAAGACAAGGACGCGATGCGGTCCGCCCGGCTCGAAAAGATTCTCGGTGCGATCCAAAATAACCTGGAACAGATCCCCGAATTGAAAGACCGGCTCAAGGATCTGGTCAAGGAGTGGAAGTGAGCAGTCTGCCCAAAAAGAATATGTTCGAGATCTTCTCGCAAGGTCTCTTCGAAGGAGTGAAGCCTATGATGCTCGTTCGCGATCACCTGGTGCGCCATCCTGACCGGTGCACCCACCAAGCTATCTGCATGCCGGTTTGCCCGACGAGCGCCTGGCTCTCGACGCCGCCTTACAAGTTCGATCCGTCCCGTTGCCTGGAAAGCTGCCGGCTGTGTCTTGACGCTTGCCCTTCGCAAGCGATCTATGCGGTCTACCGCAAAGGCGACAAGCTGCTGGAGCCGCAAAAGAAGTAGTCGGGGGCACCCGGCAGATCCCTGTGCTCGCGCAACGCGCGACCTCGCAAGGCCCTCGTTGAACGCGCAGTAGGGATCAGCCAAGCGCCCCCGTGGAAGGCCGCAGGAGGGGGACTTTGCGGGTTCAGCATTGCAACGGTGAACTGGCGAAACGGGGAAAGTTCCTCATCTGTCAATGATCGTCGCCCGGTCAAACTCACAATCACGAAACCATCCGCTTCGAATCGCCATGACGCAAGCATCCCAGGCTTTCCGACTTGGACAACAATTCTATGTTCTCCGGAATCGAGCAAGTCATGCCAAACCGTCACTGAAAGATCGTACCCATCGCGAATGATCGATTCTTGGCCCCCTTGGGGGGAAGCAACACCAATTCCTCAAACGACTTTTTTGCAATATTCTCCCGGTACTCCCGCGCTACTATCCGCAGATCCGGCATGTTACCTGTCCCAAAGAACGTCTGGAGCTTAAGATGCACCTTCAACAATCACTCGTGCTGATTAGCAAATTTGCTTTCTGAGACGGCCCCAGTAGGCGGTACCGACGTAGCCACAGGCACCGGTGAATGTGGTAAGGGCCATGACT
This Nitrospiraceae bacterium DNA region includes the following protein-coding sequences:
- a CDS encoding cytochrome c; the encoded protein is MILRNLRSSRWVGPMALGFCLMLSGLAACDSGATNPGSPQASNSGIPAEFQPGEAKFNANCAACHGARGVGTSQGPPLVHKIYEPNHHADVAFQRAAANGVRAHHWEFGNMPKIESVSSEDVDQIIRYVRWLQKQAGIF
- the queC gene encoding 7-cyano-7-deazaguanine synthase QueC, whose translation is MIAASAKAVILLSGGLDSAVTAAVAKSEGHDLYCLTVLYGQRHQVEVERAKAVAGALGAKGHVLLDLDLRAIGGSALTGDQAVPKDRSEQERAGDIPVTYVPARNTIFLSLALAYAEVVHAGAIYFGANVVDYSGYPDCRPEFIAAFETMARLGTKRGAAGQVIEVRAPLLTSSKADIIRKGLALSVPFELTHSCYDPDAQGIACGRCDSCQIRREGFRQAGLEDPVRYAIP
- a CDS encoding TraR/DksA family transcriptional regulator: MATKVQAKKKPSPTTTKAKPSAPPSAKPVVKPRTAEVSTVIEKDSDSVAARVVAALTAKETPKEREARERRRDMLQQMLIRKRQEILKEIEGNLGQSLTEDQQRRLESARDVGDQALMDLERELGISLMEMRNRKRQSIDEALTRLTEGTYGICAECGIEISEKRLEAVPFAKLCVQCQSQLELLEKIEKEEERD
- a CDS encoding adenine phosphoribosyltransferase encodes the protein MNYKALIREVPDFPKPGILFYDITTLLKDARAFRTIADELTARYEGKGIAKVIGIESRGFILGGTLAARLGAGFVPVRKPGKLPADIYEVKYNLEYGSSALAIHRDAVSIGERVLIVDDLLATGGTAAATVHLIRQLGGEIAGLDFLVELKSLSGRERLAGQEVHSTIVYP
- a CDS encoding sigma-70 family RNA polymerase sigma factor, yielding MARRATALSHDDDEVKASAALRRRRSARSDEDNEEATHGSEESQTEQRPAESERSEGLDTIKSYLREVRRSTLLTFKQEQQLGKRVMAGDEQARQQMIEANLRLVISIGKRYMNRGFPFADIVEEGNLGLIKAVEKFNYKRGFRFSTYASWWIRQFIERAIINQGKLVRLPVHVVERLNRYLGKVEQLVHELGREPRADEVAAKMKTSVEEVEDLKQLVRTTCSLDSPISDRQDTFLRDVIEDPLCLSPADTAEGVMRRAEMMAWVKELPEKERIVILARFGLDGAEARTLEEIGREMGLTRERVRQIETAALVRLRGIIERKTMKRGDLL
- a CDS encoding acylphosphatase, whose amino-acid sequence is MPQSDSREHVYARVLVSGRVQGVGYRAFTQRVGTARRLAGGVRNLDTGQVELEVEGSRAVIEDLLAELRKGPVGSRVTQVQVEWSTAADRFTDFQIWY
- the ald gene encoding alanine dehydrogenase — encoded protein: MRIGVPKEIKDHEYRVSVTPDGVRALRHAGHQVQVEASAGQGSGFSDDEYRQAGGQIAVSKEALFVESDLIVKVKEPQLPECSLFRPGQVLFTYLHLASLPELTKALMAASITGIAYETVEAADGSLPMLRPMSEIAGRLSVQVGARYLERAQGGRGVLLAGVPGVEPAKVVVVGAGVSGASAARIAVGMGAQVTVLDLNLDRLRALDDLYHGRIITRMSTHGAVEQAVMEADLVIGAVLVHGARAPKVVSRAAIGSMRPGSVVVDIAVDQGGCFETTRPTTHSDPVYVVDGVTHYCVANMPGSVPRTSTLALTNATLPYLLRLASDGVDRAIRSDRGLARGVNVMEGKITCQGVADAHGLRFTPVL
- a CDS encoding (2Fe-2S) ferredoxin domain-containing protein; this translates as MTGYQRHIFVCTNKREPDDPRGSCSKLGSESLHARFKQEAKRLNLKGVVRANKAGCLDYCAQGPSVVIYPEGVWYRVSTEADVTEIMERHILKGEVVQRLLMPDQAPPALLSPLKR